A region from the Palaemon carinicauda isolate YSFRI2023 chromosome 9, ASM3689809v2, whole genome shotgun sequence genome encodes:
- the LOC137646461 gene encoding piggyBac transposable element-derived protein 4-like: MKAWIPTDFDEMKKFIGIILCMGLVRLPKIELYWSKKKVYDYSFVCKHMKRDRFTLLLKCFHFNDNDLDDKSNKLYKIQPLLDKLNQRFKSVYSPGDRVVIGESMIPYRGRVSFLQYNPGKAHKYGLKIYKPCAPNAYTWNFQVYSGKPAPLPSFNHSVSVILKLCDSLLHQGVTVFADNFYTSLPLAEKFLKEQTYYCGTLRKCRKFIPSSLQNAKLKKGEVVSQQTKNGVKFIIGKTREMC, from the coding sequence ATGAAAGCATGGATTCCTACTGATTTTGATGAAATGAAAAAATTCATTGGTATTATTCTATGCATGGGCTTAGTACGATTACCCAAAATTGAGCTATACTGGTCTAAGAAGAAGGTGTATGACTATTCTTTTGTGTGCAAACACATGAAGCGGGATAGATTTACACTATTGCTAAAGTGCTTCCACTTCAATGACAATGATCTGGATGATAAATCAAATAAGTTGTACAAAATTCAACCACTCCTTGACAAACTGAACCAAAGATTCAAATCAGTATATTCACCTGGAGACAGAGTCGTCATTGGTGAGTCAATGATTCCGTATCGTGGCAGAGTGAGCTTTCTACAGTACAACCCAGGTAAAGCCCATAAATATGGATTGAAAATTTACAAGCCCTGTGCACCCAATGCCTACACATGGAATTTTCAAGTTTACTCTGGAAAGCCTGCACCCTTGCCATCGTTCAACCACTCGGTGTCAGTTATTTTGAAGCTCTGTGATTCTTTGTTGCATCAAGGTGTGACAGTTTTTGCTGATAATTTTTATACATCTCTTCCTCTGGCTGAGAAGTTTCTCAAAGAACAAACCTATTACTGTGGTACTCTAAGAAAGTGCCGAAAATTCATACCATCAAGCCTTCAAAATGCCAAGTTGAAGAAAGGAGAGGTAGTGTCACAGCAGACTAAGAATGGAGTAAAGTTTATAATTGGAAAGACAAGAGAAATGTGCTAA
- the LOC137646462 gene encoding uncharacterized protein, translating to MKPESVLAYNKAKKGVDMSDQMSSYATALRRTLKWYHKLAVELLTGTCIVNAWVLYNKYYSPGKPISITDFKQSIVMSFLKGKPEENIKPGPRRSQIEGTQSEHSLTEATGPKAKTRRRCRSCYEILSQNEGISVARKKARRVNTYCENCEGKPFFLSQLFHLETFSLKNINLCILFIFLM from the coding sequence ATGAAACCAGAGAGTGTTCTAGCTTATAATAAAGCTAAGAAGGGTGTGGACATGTCGGATCAAATGTCATCCTATGCTACAGCTCTCAGACGGACCTTGAAATGGTATCATAAATTAGCAGTAGAATTGTTGACTGGAACATGCATTGTGAATGCATGGGTTTTGTACAACAAATACTATTCTCCTGGCAAACCCATTTCAATAACTGATTTCAAGCAGAGTATAGTAATGTCATTTCTTAAAGGAAAACCAGAAGAAAATATTAAGCCAGGTCCAAGGCGTTCACAAATTGAAGGAACACAATCTGAACATTCCCTGACTGAAGCTACTGGCCCCAAAGCCAAGACAAGAAGGCGTTGTCGTTCCTGTTATGAAATACTGTCACAAAATGAAGGAATTTCTGTAGCTCGAAAGAAAGCACGAAGAGTAAACACATATTGTGAGAATTGTGAGGGTAAACCTTTCTTTTTGTCTCAGTTGTTTCACCTTGAAACAttcagtttgaagaatataaatttgtgtattttatttatttttcttatgtag